In Actinoplanes derwentensis, the following proteins share a genomic window:
- a CDS encoding prephenate dehydrogenase: MHIAVIGLGLIGGSLLRALAAAGHEVVGYDADPLTRSAAREAGFSIADSVREAAAGCDVTVLAVPLPVLPQVAADLDGYDGLVTDVTSVKGPVRDLLEGRRFVGGHPMAGRETSGFAASEATLFDGCAWVLCLEPHESALDDWLLLARLFTGMGARVVPVTATEHDAAVAQISHVPHLFAAVLAGQLQENPLAGALAAGSFRDGTRVAATRAELTAAMCGGNWSSVHRELRRLIGDLELMAEALESDDPIRALTPQLKIGEVARRAWPATTGSPKTEMSEIWALLELGRAGGWVTSVRDREVVTMRPENDRNGS; encoded by the coding sequence GACGCCGACCCGCTCACCCGGTCGGCGGCTCGGGAGGCCGGGTTCTCGATCGCCGATTCGGTGCGGGAGGCGGCTGCGGGGTGCGACGTGACCGTTCTGGCCGTACCGCTGCCGGTCTTGCCGCAAGTGGCCGCCGACCTGGACGGATATGACGGCCTGGTGACCGATGTGACGTCGGTGAAGGGTCCGGTGCGGGACCTTCTCGAGGGGCGCCGGTTTGTCGGCGGGCATCCGATGGCGGGCCGGGAGACGTCCGGGTTCGCGGCGTCCGAGGCGACCCTCTTCGACGGCTGCGCCTGGGTGTTGTGCCTGGAGCCGCACGAGAGCGCCTTGGACGACTGGCTGCTGCTGGCCCGGTTGTTCACCGGGATGGGCGCGCGGGTGGTGCCGGTGACCGCGACCGAGCACGATGCCGCCGTCGCCCAGATCAGTCACGTGCCGCACCTGTTCGCGGCGGTCCTGGCCGGGCAGCTCCAGGAGAACCCGCTGGCCGGGGCGCTGGCGGCTGGATCGTTCCGGGACGGCACCCGGGTGGCCGCGACCCGTGCCGAGCTGACCGCGGCGATGTGCGGCGGCAACTGGAGTTCGGTGCACCGGGAGCTGCGGCGGCTCATCGGTGACCTGGAGCTGATGGCCGAGGCGCTGGAGTCGGACGATCCGATCCGGGCGTTGACGCCCCAGCTCAAGATCGGCGAGGTGGCACGAAGGGCCTGGCCCGCGACGACCGGCAGCCCCAAAACCGAGATGTCGGAGATCTGGGCTCTGTTGGAACTGGGCCGGGCCGGCGGATGGGTGACATCCGTGCGCGATCGGGAGGTTGTCACGATGCGGCCGGAAAATGACCGCAATGGCTCCTAA
- a CDS encoding DinB family protein: MPGQVRPVTDEQDGLLAYLAQMRYVLKLTAFGLTPEQLRATPSASPLSVAGLIKHCATTEEGWLTTVRGERQPVDYGAYERNFRMADDESLDDILVMYDRVAAATEKTVRELADLDHPVPIDHSVPWNPKDQDFWTLRWVLLHLIQETARHTGHADVIRETVDGATAYPLMAAAEGWPETDWMKPWKKA, encoded by the coding sequence ATGCCCGGTCAGGTTCGCCCCGTCACCGACGAGCAGGACGGTCTGCTCGCGTACCTCGCCCAGATGCGTTACGTGCTCAAGCTGACCGCGTTCGGGCTCACCCCGGAGCAGTTGCGGGCGACGCCGAGCGCCAGCCCACTCAGCGTCGCCGGTCTGATCAAGCACTGCGCCACCACCGAGGAGGGCTGGCTGACGACCGTCCGGGGTGAGCGGCAGCCGGTCGACTACGGGGCGTACGAGCGCAACTTCCGGATGGCCGACGACGAGTCCCTGGACGACATCCTCGTAATGTACGACCGGGTCGCCGCGGCCACCGAGAAGACCGTCCGCGAGCTGGCCGATCTGGATCATCCGGTGCCGATCGACCACTCGGTGCCGTGGAATCCGAAGGACCAGGACTTCTGGACGCTGCGGTGGGTGCTGCTGCACCTGATCCAGGAGACGGCGCGGCACACCGGGCACGCGGACGTGATCCGGGAGACCGTCGACGGGGCCACCGCGTACCCGCTGATGGCCGCCGCCGAGGGCTGGCCCGAGACCGACTGGATGAAGCCCTGGAAGAAGGCTTAA